In Bacillus sp. Cs-700, one genomic interval encodes:
- a CDS encoding dynamin family protein yields the protein MKHDYQSQTKVKEDVLLERLALIQTELAPAEASKMKQLSDKLMNGEQHFLFSGHFSAGKSSLINALFESNLLPSSPIPASANTVRIRSGQSGASVHFINGKKMIFKAPYDIDQVKGYCLNGEEVERVELSAPSKIEKDVIFIDTPGIDSTDEAHRLSTESSMYLADVVFYVMDYNHVQSEVNYQFIRELYRQNKKIILIVNQIDKHNEAEISFKSFRKSVVESFETWGMSLESFFFISLRDLNHPQNQFHQLKTYIEGLSKKTPEDKVKRVYDAAIELIENIDTVDEDSEVIQAYEEMETKLSFSKERIKLIEEEFQSEASTIQKSAILMPYEVREAGRAYLESLQSGFKVGLIFRDKKTQQERSNRYDEFVSGLEEQVKSQLEWHFKELLQELKSTAALTKVDPPVLDDSFHVDFTVIQEEAKKGNGATGEAVLHYTENVAHSLKTQIKQQAEKRKNLLIDQVNKEHEQIVMDVQKAFETQVGEKDSEVFLAKMELVSEKANGLWAILEGSRDEEARRIANSEDRQEDRQQVIIVESVEKTSNKIHSENERSVEEEVVKKHDDDLPTSEMTVQALQNIATELTDLPGFDHTKQNLIKKASKLTDQSYTVALFGAFSAGKSSFANALIGEKILPSSPNPTTATLNRICPVTSGHAHKTAMIHYKTEEELLEDLNHSLSYFGEQTFSLRDSLQIISAGKLFKRESAETKPHALFLRAVVKGERELSYLGMDREVTLTEYEDMVVNESKAAFIASISLYYDCPLTREGITLVDTPGADSINARHTGVAFQYMKAADAILYVTYYNHAFSKADREFLIQLGRVKDVFEMDKMFFLLNASDLAENDGELRTVLDHVNKQLQQYGIRYPSLYPVSSLAGMLSSETLSEEDEAFLSKLPKQLRNKGGLASFEERFYRFIRTDLSKMAVEASLSEITRIREEIAHWIEHFELNANQKEEQLKRLYLQSDEAIEEVEQYAVLTSLQQIEQELTELVHYVPQRLFYRFNDFFKEAFNPAIIQSRDGLNAASRSLLEDIEQDLLQELRAASLRIDRFIKRELQKNEKDMQMTIRNHLTDFRYVSNESRDMATPAFSASLTTWISIEAIVKLARSSFKSSKQFFEQNGRDNLHDVLKKEFQQPVSDYLATEQQVIASMATNFYEENLDEMKDEIQNEIREYIETRTTMLNSNLSKAFLQTKQSNVARIQTNLLGE from the coding sequence ATGAAGCATGATTACCAGTCACAGACCAAAGTAAAAGAAGACGTCCTGCTAGAACGTCTTGCTCTCATTCAAACAGAGTTAGCGCCTGCAGAAGCATCGAAAATGAAACAATTAAGCGATAAATTGATGAATGGTGAACAGCACTTTCTTTTCTCGGGGCATTTTTCTGCAGGAAAGTCATCATTAATTAATGCGTTATTTGAATCCAATTTACTGCCATCAAGTCCTATTCCTGCAAGTGCGAATACGGTTCGTATCCGGTCTGGACAATCAGGCGCTTCTGTTCATTTTATCAATGGCAAAAAAATGATTTTTAAAGCGCCATATGATATCGATCAAGTAAAAGGTTACTGCCTGAATGGAGAAGAAGTAGAGCGAGTGGAATTATCTGCGCCATCTAAAATCGAAAAAGATGTTATTTTCATTGATACACCTGGAATTGATTCAACTGATGAGGCTCATAGGCTCTCGACCGAGTCATCGATGTATTTAGCAGATGTCGTTTTCTACGTGATGGATTATAACCATGTTCAATCGGAAGTAAACTATCAGTTTATTCGAGAGTTATATCGTCAAAATAAGAAAATCATACTAATTGTGAACCAAATTGACAAACATAACGAAGCTGAGATTTCATTCAAATCCTTCAGGAAATCAGTTGTGGAGTCTTTTGAGACGTGGGGGATGTCACTCGAATCGTTTTTCTTTATCTCCTTACGTGATCTAAACCATCCTCAAAACCAATTTCATCAGTTGAAAACCTACATTGAAGGCCTTTCCAAGAAAACGCCTGAGGATAAAGTTAAGCGAGTTTACGATGCGGCGATCGAACTTATTGAAAACATTGATACGGTTGATGAGGATAGTGAGGTGATCCAAGCTTATGAGGAGATGGAAACCAAACTATCTTTTTCAAAGGAGCGCATCAAGCTGATTGAAGAGGAGTTTCAATCTGAAGCTTCAACGATCCAAAAAAGCGCGATTCTAATGCCTTATGAAGTAAGGGAGGCAGGGCGTGCCTATCTAGAATCTTTACAATCTGGATTTAAGGTAGGGCTCATTTTTCGTGACAAAAAAACACAGCAGGAACGTTCGAACCGATACGATGAATTTGTATCAGGTTTAGAGGAACAAGTGAAGTCACAGCTTGAATGGCATTTTAAGGAGCTGCTTCAGGAGCTAAAATCGACTGCAGCCTTAACGAAAGTCGACCCTCCAGTTTTAGATGATTCATTCCACGTCGATTTTACTGTTATTCAAGAAGAAGCAAAAAAGGGAAACGGTGCAACGGGTGAAGCGGTACTTCATTATACCGAAAATGTCGCGCATAGCTTGAAGACTCAAATCAAGCAGCAAGCAGAAAAACGAAAGAATTTGCTCATTGATCAGGTGAATAAAGAGCATGAACAAATCGTGATGGATGTCCAAAAAGCTTTTGAAACTCAAGTTGGAGAAAAAGATTCCGAAGTCTTCTTAGCGAAGATGGAATTGGTGAGTGAGAAAGCTAACGGCCTATGGGCAATCCTTGAAGGAAGTCGTGATGAAGAAGCTAGACGCATAGCGAACAGTGAAGATCGACAAGAGGATCGCCAGCAGGTCATTATTGTGGAGTCCGTCGAAAAAACAAGCAATAAAATTCACAGCGAAAATGAGCGCTCTGTAGAAGAGGAAGTTGTTAAAAAGCATGATGATGACCTTCCTACTTCTGAAATGACTGTACAGGCGCTTCAAAACATCGCGACTGAACTAACCGATCTTCCAGGTTTCGATCATACGAAGCAAAATTTAATTAAAAAAGCGAGTAAACTTACGGATCAATCCTACACAGTTGCATTGTTTGGTGCATTTAGTGCTGGTAAATCATCTTTCGCGAATGCTCTAATAGGTGAGAAGATCTTACCTTCGTCGCCGAATCCAACGACGGCAACGCTTAACCGCATTTGTCCTGTTACATCTGGGCACGCACATAAAACGGCAATGATTCATTACAAGACGGAAGAGGAGCTTCTTGAAGACTTAAATCATTCTCTTTCTTATTTTGGAGAACAGACTTTTTCGCTTCGAGACAGTTTGCAAATTATATCAGCTGGTAAGCTGTTCAAGCGGGAGTCGGCCGAAACAAAACCTCACGCGTTATTTTTACGTGCGGTCGTTAAGGGAGAAAGGGAGCTTTCGTATCTTGGAATGGACCGAGAAGTAACGTTAACAGAATACGAAGATATGGTTGTAAACGAATCGAAAGCAGCTTTTATTGCTTCCATTTCTTTATATTACGATTGTCCTCTAACGAGAGAAGGTATAACGCTTGTGGACACACCTGGAGCGGATTCGATCAATGCTCGACATACGGGCGTCGCTTTTCAATATATGAAAGCAGCTGACGCAATTCTGTATGTGACCTATTACAATCACGCCTTCTCAAAAGCAGATCGAGAATTCTTAATTCAGCTTGGGCGGGTGAAAGATGTGTTTGAGATGGATAAGATGTTCTTTCTTCTGAATGCTTCTGATCTTGCAGAAAACGACGGGGAACTTCGCACTGTACTTGATCACGTGAATAAACAGCTGCAGCAGTATGGTATTCGCTATCCATCCCTTTATCCGGTTTCAAGCCTTGCGGGAATGCTCTCATCAGAAACGCTAAGTGAGGAGGATGAAGCGTTTCTTTCAAAATTACCAAAACAACTTAGAAACAAAGGTGGACTTGCTTCTTTTGAAGAACGCTTTTATCGCTTTATTCGTACAGATCTATCGAAAATGGCCGTTGAAGCAAGCCTAAGCGAAATAACCCGTATCAGAGAAGAAATCGCCCATTGGATCGAGCATTTTGAATTGAATGCCAATCAAAAAGAAGAGCAGCTGAAGCGCTTGTACCTTCAAAGTGATGAGGCGATTGAAGAAGTGGAGCAATATGCCGTTTTAACCTCCTTACAACAAATTGAACAGGAGTTAACAGAACTTGTGCACTACGTGCCGCAACGCCTTTTCTACCGTTTTAATGACTTCTTTAAGGAAGCATTTAACCCTGCTATCATTCAAAGCCGCGATGGATTAAATGCTGCATCGCGTTCACTTCTAGAAGATATTGAACAAGATCTTCTTCAAGAGTTGAGAGCGGCGTCACTCCGGATCGATCGGTTTATAAAGCGAGAGCTTCAAAAGAATGAGAAAGACATGCAGATGACAATTCGTAACCACTTAACAGATTTCCGCTATGTGTCTAACGAATCAAGGGATATGGCGACACCTGCATTTTCAGCTTCACTCACAACCTGGATCAGCATTGAAGCAATTGTAAAGTTGGCACGGAGTTCTTTCAAATCTTCAAAACAATTTTTTGAACAAAACGGAAGAGATAACTTACACGACGTACTGAAAAAGGAATTTCAACAGCCTGTTAGTGACTATTTAGCTACGGAACAACAGGTGATTGCATCAATGGCGACGAATTTTTATGAAGAAAACCTTGATGAAATGAAGGACGAGATCCAAAACGAAATAAGAGAGTACATTGAAACGAGAACAACCATGCTAAATAGTAATTTATCAAAAGCTTTCTTACAAACGAAACAGTCAAATGTAGCAAGAATTCAAACGAACTTATTGGGGGAATAG
- a CDS encoding 3-oxoacid CoA-transferase subunit B, whose translation MGMGAETRRLIAERAAREVTYGMMVNLGIGIPTLVADYIPASLDVMLHTENGILGMGGSPDPGHEDGNLSNAGGYPVTIQPGASFFDSAEAFGMVRRGYLDLTILGALEVSGKGDIANWIVPGKRVPGMGGAIDLAQKAKKVIVLMSHTTKEGHPKIVQECSLPLTVKEGADMIMTERAVMKVEKGILYLLEVMPGYSLTDVLNATEAHVNVDHVRRQTY comes from the coding sequence GTGGGTATGGGAGCTGAAACGAGAAGGTTGATCGCAGAAAGAGCTGCACGAGAAGTAACGTATGGCATGATGGTTAACCTTGGGATCGGTATTCCTACGCTAGTAGCCGACTATATTCCAGCTTCCCTGGACGTTATGCTTCATACAGAGAACGGCATTCTAGGCATGGGAGGTAGCCCGGATCCTGGTCATGAGGACGGCAACCTTTCAAACGCCGGAGGTTACCCAGTCACGATTCAACCCGGTGCTTCTTTTTTTGATAGTGCAGAAGCGTTTGGAATGGTGAGAAGGGGTTATCTCGATTTAACGATTCTCGGTGCTCTTGAGGTAAGTGGTAAAGGAGACATTGCCAATTGGATTGTTCCGGGAAAAAGGGTTCCAGGGATGGGGGGAGCGATTGATCTTGCCCAAAAAGCTAAGAAAGTGATTGTTTTAATGAGCCATACAACAAAGGAAGGTCATCCTAAAATTGTACAAGAATGCTCCTTACCTTTAACGGTTAAAGAGGGCGCTGATATGATTATGACTGAGCGAGCAGTGATGAAGGTGGAAAAGGGTATACTTTATCTCTTAGAAGTGATGCCAGGCTACTCCTTGACCGATGTGTTAAACGCTACAGAAGCGCACGTAAATGTTGATCATGTAAGGAGGCAAACGTATTGA
- a CDS encoding aspartate aminotransferase family protein: MTKRTHLIKPLLGMDYAVISHGKGIYLYDEQGHAFIDGCSGAVTANIGHAVPEIKEAMVAQADQVSFVYRSQFTSNSAEQLAERLCQSAPGDLDWVFFVNSGSEAMETALKIAVQYWQELGRPTKNRIISRWMSYHGITMGALSMSGHVIRRSRFNAMLEHYPALSPPYCYRCSFHDHCPNCSKQYAFEFEQTIQRLGAETIAAFVCEPVIGAAGGAVVPPDRYFQEMKAVCERYDILFIADEVMTGIGRTGKMYAMEHWGVAPDILALGKGMSAGYTPMAATLVSDRIIQVIERGSKVVLSGHTFSANPLSSAICLAVLDYIDKNDVVQNASKSGAVLIKGLKELQAQYPIIGDVRGLGLLTAIEFVQDQVTKEPFSLQHEVTNRFIRKCYEAGLLVYTAAGGLNGMAGDAVIVAPPLVIKEHEVQLLLSKLTVGLIELEKELEAEGLYQKRSIS; the protein is encoded by the coding sequence ATGACGAAAAGAACCCACTTGATCAAACCTTTGCTTGGAATGGATTATGCTGTTATTTCTCACGGAAAAGGAATTTATTTATACGATGAACAAGGTCATGCCTTTATTGATGGATGCTCAGGGGCTGTCACTGCGAACATTGGGCATGCCGTTCCAGAAATTAAAGAAGCGATGGTGGCGCAGGCAGATCAGGTATCATTTGTGTATCGTTCCCAGTTTACAAGCAATTCAGCTGAGCAACTCGCAGAACGTCTTTGTCAATCGGCACCTGGTGATCTTGACTGGGTGTTTTTTGTGAACAGTGGATCTGAAGCGATGGAAACGGCATTAAAAATAGCTGTGCAGTACTGGCAGGAACTTGGTCGTCCAACGAAGAACAGAATCATATCACGGTGGATGAGCTACCATGGAATTACAATGGGAGCGCTATCGATGTCAGGCCATGTGATTCGTAGAAGTCGTTTTAATGCGATGCTTGAACATTATCCAGCACTATCGCCTCCTTATTGTTACCGATGCTCTTTCCATGATCATTGTCCAAATTGTTCGAAACAATATGCGTTTGAATTTGAACAAACCATTCAACGGCTCGGTGCCGAAACTATCGCAGCCTTTGTTTGTGAGCCTGTGATTGGTGCAGCTGGAGGAGCTGTGGTACCACCTGATCGTTATTTTCAAGAAATGAAAGCCGTTTGTGAACGCTATGACATACTCTTTATCGCGGATGAAGTTATGACAGGTATAGGTCGAACAGGGAAGATGTATGCGATGGAACATTGGGGAGTTGCCCCGGATATTTTAGCACTTGGTAAAGGAATGAGTGCCGGTTACACACCGATGGCAGCAACGCTAGTTTCGGATCGAATCATCCAAGTAATTGAACGAGGGTCAAAGGTCGTCTTAAGCGGACATACGTTTAGTGCAAACCCATTATCATCCGCTATTTGTCTTGCTGTTCTCGACTATATCGATAAAAACGATGTTGTTCAAAATGCTTCCAAAAGTGGGGCCGTTCTTATAAAAGGATTAAAAGAGTTACAAGCACAATATCCCATTATCGGAGATGTGAGAGGGCTCGGTTTACTAACGGCCATTGAATTTGTTCAAGATCAAGTAACAAAAGAGCCGTTTTCGCTTCAACATGAAGTGACAAATCGTTTTATTCGGAAATGTTATGAAGCTGGTCTTCTAGTATATACAGCTGCAGGTGGCCTAAACGGGATGGCTGGTGACGCTGTCATTGTGGCACCTCCGCTTGTGATTAAAGAACATGAAGTTCAACTTCTCTTATCCAAGCTGACCGTAGGGTTGATTGAATTGGAGAAGGAACTTGAAGCAGAAGGACTCTACCAAAAGCGCTCGATAAGCTGA
- a CDS encoding aminotransferase A: protein MEHLLNPRVNNIEISGIRTFFNMVADYENMISLTIGQPDFETPGHIKEAAQTAIDQNKTTYTHNAGILELRKAASHFLKTKYNLTYKAESEVITTSGASQAIDVTLRTLLTEGDEVILPGPVYPGYEPIITLCGAVPVHVDTTENGFKLSRSLVESALTERTKCIILPSPSNPTGVAMSAAELEDLAALLEDKNIFVLSDEIYSELTFSGDHASIAQFASMREKTIVINGLSKSHAMTGWRIGFLFAPEALAKHILKVHQYNVSCASSVSQYAALEALDNGLDDPIEMRTEYSKRMNYVFDRLVGMGLSPIKPDGAFYILPSIKQFGLTSFDFAMKLAKEGNVAVVPGSAFSTFGEGYVRISFAYNLDVLKEGMDRLERFLSTL, encoded by the coding sequence ATGGAACATTTATTAAACCCTCGAGTAAACAACATTGAAATTTCAGGTATCCGTACTTTTTTTAATATGGTGGCAGATTATGAAAACATGATTTCGTTAACAATCGGTCAGCCAGATTTTGAAACCCCCGGTCACATTAAGGAAGCGGCTCAAACGGCCATTGATCAAAATAAGACGACGTATACACACAATGCTGGCATACTTGAACTCCGAAAAGCGGCATCCCATTTTCTAAAAACAAAGTACAACCTAACATACAAGGCAGAATCAGAGGTCATCACTACTTCAGGCGCTAGCCAGGCAATTGATGTAACACTTCGTACTCTTCTCACTGAAGGCGATGAGGTAATATTACCTGGACCAGTATATCCCGGATACGAACCAATCATTACGCTATGTGGCGCTGTTCCTGTTCACGTTGATACGACGGAAAATGGCTTTAAGTTGTCACGCTCACTAGTTGAATCAGCGCTGACAGAACGAACAAAATGCATCATTCTTCCATCACCGTCCAACCCAACAGGCGTCGCCATGTCTGCAGCTGAACTTGAGGATCTTGCGGCACTATTGGAAGATAAAAACATTTTTGTTCTCTCTGACGAAATTTATTCAGAACTAACCTTCTCAGGCGATCACGCTTCCATCGCTCAATTTGCTAGCATGCGAGAAAAGACAATCGTCATCAATGGACTTTCCAAGTCCCACGCAATGACAGGATGGCGAATTGGATTTTTATTTGCACCAGAAGCGCTCGCAAAACACATTTTGAAAGTGCACCAATATAATGTTTCCTGCGCTTCTTCTGTCTCTCAGTATGCTGCTCTCGAAGCGTTGGATAACGGACTTGATGATCCCATTGAAATGAGAACGGAATACTCAAAAAGAATGAACTATGTATTTGATCGATTAGTCGGAATGGGGCTATCACCAATCAAGCCTGACGGTGCATTCTATATCCTTCCTTCTATTAAACAATTTGGCTTAACCTCTTTTGATTTTGCCATGAAACTCGCAAAAGAAGGCAATGTTGCTGTTGTGCCAGGCAGCGCTTTTTCCACATTCGGAGAAGGATATGTTCGAATTTCCTTCGCTTATAATCTCGATGTGTTAAAAGAAGGAATGGATCGACTAGAACGATTTCTCTCTACTCTTTAA
- a CDS encoding CoA transferase subunit A, translating into MRSKACDLSELDILKDNMTIMCGGFGGVGSPPLLIEWILDSGIKNITLICNDAGFPWIGPGKLVTEKRVSTLIASHIGSNPEAGKQMHRGELNVQFYPQGTLAEKIRAGGMGLGGILVDVGLGTSVEEGKEKTFVHGKEYMIEPALTADLSIVSCKQADLYGNLLYDQSARNTNPLVAQAGDLTIAEAAEIVQIGELDPEQIVTQGVFVDHVIKSKGVDWKWVWELKREG; encoded by the coding sequence ATGCGAAGTAAGGCATGCGATTTGTCAGAACTAGATATTTTGAAAGATAACATGACCATCATGTGCGGTGGTTTTGGGGGAGTCGGTTCACCGCCATTGCTTATTGAATGGATACTAGATTCCGGCATTAAAAACATCACACTGATTTGTAACGATGCAGGATTCCCTTGGATAGGACCGGGCAAGCTTGTAACGGAAAAAAGGGTTTCAACACTTATTGCCTCGCATATTGGATCTAATCCTGAAGCGGGGAAACAAATGCATCGAGGAGAGCTTAATGTTCAATTTTATCCTCAGGGTACGCTGGCTGAGAAGATTCGTGCAGGCGGAATGGGGCTTGGTGGCATATTAGTCGATGTTGGACTTGGAACTTCCGTTGAAGAAGGAAAAGAAAAGACATTTGTCCATGGAAAGGAATATATGATTGAACCAGCTTTAACGGCAGATCTATCGATTGTGTCCTGTAAGCAAGCTGATTTATACGGGAACTTGCTTTATGATCAAAGCGCGAGGAACACGAATCCGCTTGTGGCGCAGGCTGGTGATCTGACGATAGCGGAAGCAGCTGAAATCGTCCAAATAGGTGAGCTTGATCCTGAACAAATTGTAACGCAAGGTGTTTTCGTTGATCACGTGATCAAAAGCAAAGGGGTTGATTGGAAGTGGGTATGGGAGCTGAAACGAGAAGGTTGA
- a CDS encoding sulfurtransferase, whose amino-acid sequence MKNLVSVEWLANHLYDEHFVIVDCQFELGKPESGFAAYVEGHIPGALYADLEKDLSGEVGEHGGRHPLPDQEQLQELVERLGIQQDSKVIVYDHEYGAMAARLWFLLGFAGHKERAILDGGLKAWRGEGHKLETKVPEVSRSEYPISLDKSMIVSMNDVKQAQQEGRTIIDSRAPERFNGEKEPIDQKAGHIPGAINYFWKDNLNEDQKWKDPEERVGINEHGQEPIVYCGSGVTACVNLLALQEAGVHAKLYPGSYSDWVSYQNNPIDSN is encoded by the coding sequence ATGAAAAATCTTGTTTCTGTTGAATGGCTCGCGAATCATTTATACGATGAACATTTTGTGATTGTTGATTGCCAGTTTGAATTAGGCAAGCCTGAAAGTGGCTTTGCTGCTTATGTAGAAGGGCATATCCCTGGGGCTCTATATGCTGACCTTGAAAAGGATTTATCGGGTGAAGTCGGAGAGCACGGTGGGAGACACCCGTTACCAGATCAAGAACAGCTTCAGGAACTCGTTGAAAGGTTAGGGATCCAGCAGGATTCAAAAGTGATTGTATATGACCATGAATATGGGGCAATGGCTGCAAGATTATGGTTTTTACTTGGTTTTGCTGGTCATAAGGAGCGAGCTATACTTGATGGAGGACTGAAAGCGTGGAGAGGGGAGGGGCATAAGCTTGAGACGAAGGTTCCGGAAGTTAGCCGCTCTGAATATCCAATTAGCCTAGATAAATCAATGATTGTTTCGATGAACGATGTGAAGCAGGCGCAACAAGAAGGGAGAACGATTATTGATTCTCGTGCTCCAGAGCGTTTTAATGGAGAAAAAGAGCCGATTGATCAAAAAGCGGGCCATATCCCTGGGGCAATCAACTATTTTTGGAAAGATAACTTGAACGAAGATCAAAAATGGAAAGACCCTGAAGAGAGAGTAGGGATAAACGAGCACGGTCAGGAGCCAATTGTTTACTGTGGGTCTGGGGTAACTGCTTGTGTGAATTTGCTCGCTCTACAAGAAGCCGGGGTTCATGCAAAGCTTTACCCAGGTAGCTATAGTGATTGGGTGTCTTATCAAAACAATCCAATTGATTCAAACTAA
- a CDS encoding PucR family transcriptional regulator — translation MGLSVREALQLSEMREIKLIAGKQGIDRDIKWLTIVEVMEDVTRLHEGEFLITTAYGWHEKSDSYSMLIHALSNRQLSAVAIHTGFYLDVVPLAMIEAANRTGLPLLEIPRTMNFSTVTRSILEQLVNKQLSMLTQAQRIQDELTALVIKNTGFSSLTDALSKLLHCNVSLYDSNQALLAGSYITNRQYPVEHAYPIVTEGQTIGTIFIQKQTPLTSLDQLALKQAANIFAIEFLKLRIIEDTRSQMEADFLDILFSHSYEDEKTILKKSKEMGYDLTGLNCVAVLSSPNLSELELQCQQTLISTRTKGLIKRKMDHVVVLLCGDFEPFIDEQESSLSTAGVSTATGIRELESALKEALVAHHFARYRKESLIQFKSLGAYQVFIRLKENGEDLTAYYEPLLSPIVSYDQKHHSQLMRTLEAFLENNLVINRTADKLFIHRHTLNYRIKQLEKLTGIDIYSYEQRIHVQFALLAYLTDSILSSN, via the coding sequence ATGGGACTATCCGTTAGAGAGGCGTTACAACTATCCGAAATGAGGGAAATTAAATTAATTGCTGGAAAACAAGGAATCGATCGCGATATTAAGTGGTTAACGATTGTGGAAGTTATGGAGGATGTCACACGTCTTCATGAAGGTGAATTCTTAATTACTACGGCATACGGTTGGCATGAAAAATCCGACTCTTACTCAATGCTCATCCATGCACTTTCAAATCGGCAGCTTTCCGCAGTTGCGATCCACACGGGATTTTACCTGGATGTTGTTCCTTTAGCGATGATTGAAGCCGCAAACCGAACTGGCTTGCCACTCCTTGAAATTCCAAGAACGATGAACTTTTCAACCGTTACTAGAAGCATTCTAGAACAGCTTGTTAATAAGCAGCTTAGTATGCTCACGCAAGCACAGCGCATTCAAGATGAATTAACAGCTCTCGTCATTAAAAATACCGGTTTTTCATCGTTAACAGATGCGCTTTCAAAATTACTTCACTGCAATGTATCGCTCTATGATTCGAATCAAGCTCTTTTAGCAGGGTCATATATAACAAACCGACAATATCCAGTCGAACACGCTTATCCGATCGTGACAGAAGGGCAAACCATCGGCACGATCTTCATTCAAAAACAGACTCCTCTCACGTCACTTGATCAGCTTGCGCTTAAACAAGCAGCGAATATCTTTGCGATTGAATTTCTTAAGTTACGAATTATTGAAGATACACGATCACAAATGGAAGCGGATTTTCTTGATATCCTCTTTTCGCATTCGTATGAAGACGAGAAAACGATTCTCAAGAAAAGCAAAGAAATGGGGTATGATTTAACCGGTCTTAACTGCGTAGCTGTTCTTTCCTCCCCCAATCTATCTGAGCTCGAACTGCAGTGTCAGCAAACGTTGATTTCAACAAGAACAAAAGGCTTAATCAAAAGGAAAATGGATCACGTTGTCGTTCTTTTATGCGGTGATTTTGAACCTTTTATAGACGAGCAAGAATCGTCTTTATCTACGGCAGGTGTGAGCACAGCTACAGGAATTCGGGAGCTTGAATCTGCTCTTAAAGAAGCGTTAGTTGCTCATCATTTTGCCCGGTATCGAAAAGAATCTCTCATTCAATTTAAATCCTTAGGAGCTTACCAGGTATTCATTCGCTTAAAAGAAAATGGAGAGGATCTTACGGCTTATTATGAACCTCTTTTATCACCGATTGTGTCGTATGATCAGAAACACCATTCTCAACTAATGAGAACGCTTGAAGCTTTTTTGGAAAATAACCTTGTGATTAATCGCACAGCGGATAAACTTTTCATACACAGGCATACGCTAAATTATCGAATTAAACAATTAGAAAAACTAACGGGAATTGATATTTACTCTTATGAACAGCGCATCCACGTTCAATTCGCTTTATTAGCTTATTTGACAGACAGTATTTTGTCATCAAACTAA